DNA from Streptomyces rishiriensis:
GCTGGTGGTGACCTGCACGGGCGGGGAGCGCGGCTCCATCCTCAATCCCAAGCTTCAGGGTGACAAGTACATCGAGGAGCACATCCACGAGGTACGCAAGAAGGAGATGGACGAGGCCCGCGAGATCCTCGGTGTCAAGCAGGAGTGGCTCGGCTTCATCGACTCGGGCCTGCCCGAGGGCGACCCGCTGCCGCCGCTGCCCGACGGCTGCTTCGCCCTGGAGGACGTCGACAAGGCGGCCGGCGAACTGGTGAAGCAGATCCGCTCCTTCCGTCCCCAGGTGATCACCACCTACGACGAGAACGGCGGCTATCCGCACCCCGACCACATCATGACCCACAAGATCTCGATGGTGGCGTTCGAGGGCGCGGACGACGCCGTCAAGTACCCCGAGTCCGAGTTCGGGCCCGTGTACCGGCCGTCGAAGCTGTACTACAACCAGGGCTTCAACCGCCCGCGTACCGAGGCGCTGCACCACGCGATGCTCGACCGCGGTCTGGAGTCGCCCTACGGGGACTGGCTCAAGCGCTGGGACGAGTTCGGCCAGAAGGAGCGCACGCTCACGACGCACGTTCCGTGCGCCGACTTCTACGAGATCCGCGACAAGGCGCTGATCGCGCACGCCACGCAGATCGACCCCGACGGCGGCTGGTTCCGGGTGCCGATGGAGGTCCAGAAGGAGGTCTGGCCGACGGAGGAGTACGAGCTGGCGAAGTCCCGCGTCGATACCTCCCTCCCCGAGGACGACCTCTTTGCGGGCATCCGCGACAATGCCTGACATGAGCGCAAGCGTGAGCCTGGCAATGACGCACCTCGTCCCCCTCGCCAAGGAGGTCGACGAGAACAAGGTCACCCCCGGCGTCCTCGGCTTCATCGTCTTCGCGGCGATGGCCGTGGCCGTGTGGGGCCTGATGAAGTCCATGAGCAAGCACATGGGCAAGGTCGACTTCAAGGAGCCGGGGGACCCGGAGCAGTCCTCCCCCGCCGCCACGACGAAGGCGGCCGCGACGGGGGAGCCTTCCTCGACGACGTGAGACGAGCGCGTGCCGGGGGGTGTGGGACGAGCCGCTGAGCGAGCGGACCGGCGTGCCACCGTGCGGACCGCCGCGGCCGAGGACGTGCGCGGGGGTGCGGGCAGACCGCCCCACCCCGGCACCCATGCTGCACTCCGATGCCCACGCCCCACCCGGGCGCCCATGCTGCGCTCCGACGCCCACGCCCTTCCCCGGCGCCCGCTGCCGTGGCGGTCGCGGCCCCGGCGCGAGTCGGCCGACGTGAGGCGGTCGCGGTCCGGCGCGGTCCGTCCGGCGCGGGAGCCCCCGGACCATGGCCCTCGCCGCTCGCCGCTCGCCGTGCGCCGGCTATCCCTCGTTCAAGGGCACTCCCATGATCTCCCGGCCATGTCGGCTCGGTACCAGGCCCAGGTGCCAGGCCTGCCAGCCGGATTCCAGGCGGATGCCGCGTTCCAGCAGCAGGGCGTAGGCCTCCAGGCACTCGGTCAGCCGGGAGTCGCGCAGGGGGTGGTCGGCCCGGGCCAGCTGGGCCAGTTCCTCCTGGGCCACCGCCGTGCCGACCTCGACCCCGCCCGGGGCGGCGTACGGCAGCAGGGTGCAGCGCAGGAAGCGGGCCCAGTCCTCGCCGCGCCGGTCGCCGTACGACGTGAACAGGCCGGCCGCCTCGTCGCACAGGACCAGCGCCGCCTGCGTACGGGCGTTGCCCCCGTCGACGATCGCGAGCTCCAGGCAGGTCCAGGCCTCGCCGTGGGCGACGCCGATGCGCTGGAAGTCGGTGCGCGCGTCGACCAGCAGCTGCCGGGCGAAGCCCGAGTTGCGCAGCGAACCGGTCTGGGCCGCACGCTGGTCGCGGGTCACCCGGGCCGAGTGGTGGCGGGCACAGGCCAGGCCGTAGACGTCGCGCATGCGGGAGAAGAGCGAGCGGGAGCGTTCCAGCTCGCGGACGGCGTGGTCCAGGTCGCCCGTCTCCTCCAGAGCCAGGCCGAGGTAGTACACCGTCCAGGCCTCACCGCGCGCGTCCTCGTTGTCCCGGTGCCGCGCCGACGCCCGGCGCAGGTCCTCCGCCGCCGGGCCCGGATCCCCGGCGACGAGCCGGGCCCGGGCCAGCTGGGTCAGGGCCCACGCCTCGCCGCGGACGTCGCGGGTGCGGCCGTACAGGTCGAGGGCCTCGCGCAGATCGGCCTCGGCCCGCGGGACGTCGCCGCGACGCAGGTTCAGCTGGCCCAGCTGGAAGTGCGCCCAGGCCTCGCCGTGCACGGAGCCGCCCTCGCGGTGCAGGACCAGGGAGCGGGTGAGCAGGTCGAGGGCCTCGGCCAGATGCGCCCTGTCGCGCTCCACCGCGGCGAGGGCGTGCATCGTCCAAGCCCGGTCCGTGGCCAGTTCGGGCGCGGCCTGGAGGTCCATCGCCTCCCGCAGCTTCGCCGACGCCTCCGTCAGCTGACCCTGGTGGTGCAGCGTGATGCCCAGCGAGCACAGGGCCCGCGCCGCGCCCGCGTCGTGGTGGGCCTGGAGGTAGAGGTCGACGACCGAGCTGAGCGTCGTACGGGCCTTGTCCAGCTCGCCCAGCTGACGGGCCGCGATGCCGGTACGCCACTGCACGGACCGCACGAGCAGGTCCTGGCCGACCGACTGCGCCAGCTCGCTGATCTCACCGAGCCGGTAGAGGTCGCCGCGCAGCAGGCAGTAGTCGCACAGGGCGCCCAGCAGGCTCAGTACGGCGTTCTGGGCCACGCCCTCCGCGTGCCGCAGTGTCGCCGTGATGAAGCTCGATTCGTCGTCCAGCCAGCGCAGCGCCTCGTCCAGGGAGGTGAAACCGTGGGGGGTGAAGCGGTCCGAGCGGGTCGACATGTTGCCGTCGACGAGCCGCAGCACGGAGTCGGCGAGCTCGGCGTAGCTGACGATCAGGCGTTCCTGGGCCGCCGAGCGCTCGGTCTGTTCCTCCTCGTCGAGGAGCCGGGCCTGGGCGAAGGCGCGGACCAGGTCGTGCAGGCGGTAGCGGTCGCCGCGGACGTGGTCGACCAGGCCGGCGTCGGCGAGGGCCGTGAGATGCCGGGTCGCCTCCGCGCGGTCCGTGGCCAGGAGCGCGGCCGCCGCGGCCGTCCCGAGCGAGGCGCGTCCGGCCAGGGCCAGCCGGCGCAGCAGCGTGCGGGTCACGTCCGGCTGGTCGGTGTAGCGCAGCCACAGGGCGCGCTCGACGGGCTCCACCGGGCCGTAGACCCCCAGGTCCGCCGCCAGCGCGCGCGGTGAGCGCGGGCCCAGCGAGGAACCGACGACGCGCAGCGCCAGCGGCAGCCCGCCGCACAACTCCCGTATCCGGTCGGCGGATTCGGCGTCGTACGGACCCGAGGCGTCCTGGGCGGCCGCGTCCAGCAGTTCCTCCGCGCCCGCCGCGTCCAGGGGACGCACCGCCAGCTCGTGCACCCACGCGGACAGCTCGGCCGGCAGCTCCAGCGGGCTGCGGGCGGTGACCAGGACCAGGCTTTCGGAGCGTTCCGGCACGAGTGCGCGGACCTGCTCCGGGTCCGAGGCGTCGTCCAGGATCACGGTGACCGGCAGGCCGGTCAGATGCTGCTGGTACAGCTCGGACAGCCGTTTGACCTGCTGGTCCGCGGAGGCACGCTCACGGAAGAGGAGCTGCTCGCGGGGCGCGCCGAGCCGGTTCAGCAGATGCAGCAGGGCGTCCCGGGTGGGCAGTGGCGCCTCCTCCGCGCTGTCGCCGCGCAGGTCCACCACGCAGGCGCCGCGGAACTGGTCGCGCAGATCGTGCGCGGCCCGCACCGCGAGGGCGGTGCGGCCGCTGCCGGGGGGCCCGTGCAGCACGACGACCGTCGGCCGGCTCCGCGTGTCGGCGCGCGCCGCCTGCACCCACTGACGAAGCTGCCCGAGTTCCGTCCGGCGCCCGGCGAACGGGCCGACCAGCTCCGGGAGCTGGCCGAACGACTGGGCCAGCACGGTCCGTCCGCGCGCCGCCGCACTCTTGTCGGCGCCACGCAGCTGCGGTCCCGGTGCCTTCTTCGGCCCGGTCGTCGCGCTCAGCATCCGCTGCTGGTCCAGGAACGGCCGGATGCCCCGCACCTCCAGCGCGGTGAGCCATTGCAGCCGCAGTTGCTCGGCGCCGCCGGGCTGCCCCGCCTCCCCGGCCCGGTGATGAGCCGCCGGCAGATGGGACCCCGCCACCTTCACGACGGTCGCCGCGGCGCCGACGACCCCGACGGCCACCCCGGCGCCGAGCGCGGTACCCGGACCGGTGCCCAGCGCGAGGTCCGCGACCGCCGTCGTGACTGCGGCAACGCCCGCCACCAGCAGGGGGGTCCGCCCGCCCTCCCGCGCGTACCGCTGCCCGAACGTGACCTGCCCCGCCTCCGTCTTCTCCAGGGCCCGCGCATACGCCTCGTACTCCTCGGCGGCCGTCTGCGCCATGGCGTCCAGCGCGCCGCGGGCCCGCGTCATCAGCACCTGCCGGTCGCTGCGCCCGCCGGAACGCCGCACCTCCTCCTCCACGGCCCGCGCCAACAACCGCTCGGCTTCCGCCCTATGACCGTCCCGCATGTCCCGTCCCCCTCCGGAGGTCACAGCTTTCCTTGGTCAAGTGTGCGGTGGGGGGCTCGTCGAAGCGAGGGGGCGAGGGGGCGAGGGCCTCGGGCGTCGGCGCGGCGGTGACCGCCCGGCGGCGCCTGACGTCGGACGAGCGGGGTACTGCGGCAGGATGGACCCCATGCCGAACCGACTGGCCCATGAGACGTCCCCGTACCTCCTCCAGCACGCCGACAACCCCGTCGACTGGTGGCCCTGGTCGGCGGAGGCCTTCGAGGAGGCGCGCAGGCGGGGCGTGCCGGTGCTGCTGAGCGTCGGATATTCGAGCTGCCACTGGTGCCATGTGATGGCGCACGAGTCCTTCGAGGACCAGGAGACCGCCGACCACCTCAACGAGCACTTCGTCAGCGTCAAGGTCGACCGGGAAGAGCGTCCCGACGTGGACGCCGTCTACATGGAGGCCGTGCAGGCGGCCACCGGCCAGGGCGGCTGGCCCATGACCGTGTTCCTGACGCCCGACGCCGAGCCCTTCTACTTCGGGACGTACTTCCCGCCCGCGCCCCGGCAGGGCATGCCCTCCTTCCGGCAGGTGCTGGAGGGGGTGCGGCAGGCGTGGACGGAGCGGCGGGACGAGGTGGCCGAGGTCGCCGGGAAGATCGTCCGGGATCTGGCGGGACGGGAGATCTCCTACGGGGACGGCGTGGCCCCCGGTGAGCAACAGCTGTCGCAGGCGCTGCTGGGGCTGACCCGGGAGTACGACCCGCAGCGGGGCGGATTCGGCGGCGCGCCGAAGTTCCCCCCGTCGATGGTGATCGAGTTCCTGCTGCGCCACCACGCGCGGACCGGCGCCGAGGGCGCCCTGCAGATGGCCGGGGACACCTGTGAGCGGATGGCCAGGGGCGGGATCTACGACCAGCTCGGCGGCGGGTTCGCCCGGTACTCCGTCGACCGCGACTGGGTCGTGCCGCACTTCGAGAAGATGCTGTACGACAACGCGCTGCTGTGCCGGGTGTACGCCCATCTCTGGCGTGCCACCGGCAGCGAGCTCGCGCGCCGGGTCGCCCTGGAGACCGCCGACTTCATGGTGCGCGAACTGCGCACCGAGCAGGGTGGCTTCGCCTCCGCGCTCGACGCCGACAGCGACGACGGGAGCGGGAAGCACGTCGAGGGCGTGTACTACGTCTGGACGCCCGCCCAGCTCACCGAGGTGCTCGGGCCGCAGGACGCCGAGCTCGCCGCCCGCTACTTCGGCGTCACCGAGGAGGGCACCTTCGAGCACGGTTCCTCCGTCCTCCAGCTCCCGCAGCAGGAAGAGGTCTTCGACGCGGAGCGGATCGCCGGCATCAAGGAGCGGCTGCTGCGCGAGCGCGGCGGGCGGCCCGCCCCGGGCCGGGACGACAAGGTCGTCGCCGCCTGGAACGGGCTCGCGATCGCCGCGCTCGCCGAGACCGGCGCCTACTTCGACCGGCCGGATCTCGTCGAGGCCGCGGTCGGGGCCGCCGATCTCCTCGTCCGGCTGCATCTCGACGAGCAGGCCCGCATCGCCCGTACCAGCAAGGACGGACAGGCCGGGGCCAACGCGGGGGTGCTCGAGGACTACGCGGACGTCGCCGAGGGGTTCCTCGCCCTCGCCTCCGTCACCGGGGAGGGCGTCTGGCTGGAGTTCGCCGGATTCCTGCTCGATCACGTCCTCGCCCGGTTCGTCGACGCCGGGTCCGGCGCGCTGTACGACACCGCGGCCGACGCCGAGCGGCTCATCCGGCGCCCGCAGGATCCGACCGACAACGCGGTGCCCTCCGGTTGGAGCGCCGCCGCCGGCGCGCTGCTGAGCTATGCCGCCCACACCGGATCGGAGCCCCACCGCACGGCGGCGGAGCGGGCTTTGGGTGTGGTGAAGACGCTCGGGCCGCGGGTCCCGCGGTTCATCGGGTGGGGGCTCGCCGTCGCCGAGGCGCTGCTCGACGGGCCGCGCGAGGTCGCCGTGGTCGCGTCCGGCAGGGCTGATCCGGCCTCGGCGGCGCTGCACCGTACGGCACTTCTGGGCACCGCCCCGGGAGCGGTCGTCGCGTACGGCACCCCGGGGAGCGAGGAGTTCCCGTTGCTCGCCGACCGGCCGTCGATCAACGGTGAACCGACCGCTTACGTCTGCCGCAACTTCACGTGTGACGCGCCGACCACCGACCCGGAGCGGCTGCGCACGGCGCTGGGCACCGTGGTGAGCGGCTGAAAACCCGGGAAGTGGGGCGGCCTCGCGTGCGGGGAGGGTG
Protein-coding regions in this window:
- the mca gene encoding mycothiol conjugate amidase Mca; translated protein: MAVHAHPDDESSKGAATMAKYVSEGVDVLVVTCTGGERGSILNPKLQGDKYIEEHIHEVRKKEMDEAREILGVKQEWLGFIDSGLPEGDPLPPLPDGCFALEDVDKAAGELVKQIRSFRPQVITTYDENGGYPHPDHIMTHKISMVAFEGADDAVKYPESEFGPVYRPSKLYYNQGFNRPRTEALHHAMLDRGLESPYGDWLKRWDEFGQKERTLTTHVPCADFYEIRDKALIAHATQIDPDGGWFRVPMEVQKEVWPTEEYELAKSRVDTSLPEDDLFAGIRDNA
- a CDS encoding tetratricopeptide repeat protein, whose product is MRDGHRAEAERLLARAVEEEVRRSGGRSDRQVLMTRARGALDAMAQTAAEEYEAYARALEKTEAGQVTFGQRYAREGGRTPLLVAGVAAVTTAVADLALGTGPGTALGAGVAVGVVGAAATVVKVAGSHLPAAHHRAGEAGQPGGAEQLRLQWLTALEVRGIRPFLDQQRMLSATTGPKKAPGPQLRGADKSAAARGRTVLAQSFGQLPELVGPFAGRRTELGQLRQWVQAARADTRSRPTVVVLHGPPGSGRTALAVRAAHDLRDQFRGACVVDLRGDSAEEAPLPTRDALLHLLNRLGAPREQLLFRERASADQQVKRLSELYQQHLTGLPVTVILDDASDPEQVRALVPERSESLVLVTARSPLELPAELSAWVHELAVRPLDAAGAEELLDAAAQDASGPYDAESADRIRELCGGLPLALRVVGSSLGPRSPRALAADLGVYGPVEPVERALWLRYTDQPDVTRTLLRRLALAGRASLGTAAAAALLATDRAEATRHLTALADAGLVDHVRGDRYRLHDLVRAFAQARLLDEEEQTERSAAQERLIVSYAELADSVLRLVDGNMSTRSDRFTPHGFTSLDEALRWLDDESSFITATLRHAEGVAQNAVLSLLGALCDYCLLRGDLYRLGEISELAQSVGQDLLVRSVQWRTGIAARQLGELDKARTTLSSVVDLYLQAHHDAGAARALCSLGITLHHQGQLTEASAKLREAMDLQAAPELATDRAWTMHALAAVERDRAHLAEALDLLTRSLVLHREGGSVHGEAWAHFQLGQLNLRRGDVPRAEADLREALDLYGRTRDVRGEAWALTQLARARLVAGDPGPAAEDLRRASARHRDNEDARGEAWTVYYLGLALEETGDLDHAVRELERSRSLFSRMRDVYGLACARHHSARVTRDQRAAQTGSLRNSGFARQLLVDARTDFQRIGVAHGEAWTCLELAIVDGGNARTQAALVLCDEAAGLFTSYGDRRGEDWARFLRCTLLPYAAPGGVEVGTAVAQEELAQLARADHPLRDSRLTECLEAYALLLERGIRLESGWQAWHLGLVPSRHGREIMGVPLNEG
- a CDS encoding thioredoxin domain-containing protein → MPNRLAHETSPYLLQHADNPVDWWPWSAEAFEEARRRGVPVLLSVGYSSCHWCHVMAHESFEDQETADHLNEHFVSVKVDREERPDVDAVYMEAVQAATGQGGWPMTVFLTPDAEPFYFGTYFPPAPRQGMPSFRQVLEGVRQAWTERRDEVAEVAGKIVRDLAGREISYGDGVAPGEQQLSQALLGLTREYDPQRGGFGGAPKFPPSMVIEFLLRHHARTGAEGALQMAGDTCERMARGGIYDQLGGGFARYSVDRDWVVPHFEKMLYDNALLCRVYAHLWRATGSELARRVALETADFMVRELRTEQGGFASALDADSDDGSGKHVEGVYYVWTPAQLTEVLGPQDAELAARYFGVTEEGTFEHGSSVLQLPQQEEVFDAERIAGIKERLLRERGGRPAPGRDDKVVAAWNGLAIAALAETGAYFDRPDLVEAAVGAADLLVRLHLDEQARIARTSKDGQAGANAGVLEDYADVAEGFLALASVTGEGVWLEFAGFLLDHVLARFVDAGSGALYDTAADAERLIRRPQDPTDNAVPSGWSAAAGALLSYAAHTGSEPHRTAAERALGVVKTLGPRVPRFIGWGLAVAEALLDGPREVAVVASGRADPASAALHRTALLGTAPGAVVAYGTPGSEEFPLLADRPSINGEPTAYVCRNFTCDAPTTDPERLRTALGTVVSG